aaaaaaaaaaaagtacatacaaaAAGACCAAGTATATTTGATAAAGAACCTGCCTCCGAAGGGATAAAAGTTAAGGAAAGAAACTAACCCCCAAAATAACAATGTGATACTATAAACAGTAATattcagagaattaaaaaaaaagttcttagaaattaaaaacatggaagtaaaaataaattcaaaagaaaGGTTAGAAAGTAAAGTTGAGAAAAACGCAGGCCTGGGACCCTGAATTCTAAGCAGGGAGGGCTCTGCTGAGAGGGCCAGGGGCTCCTCCTGGTGGACAGAATGGCGTGGGAGCTGCATGAAGGAGGTTTAAGGGGCGCCCAGGGGAATATGCCCTTTGGGTGCCTGCCAGGCCCCCAGCCTCCTGGGTGCCTTTGTGGGGTTAGTAAAGGCTTCGTGCACTGCACAGCCTGCCCAGCCCTGGTGTTGGCCCTTTGTGAGTTCGACCCCCATGGACCCCTCGCCCTGTGGGCTCCTGGTTCACAGTGGCCTGCTCTGCCCCAGGCCGGACCCAGGACGTGAGCTCTGAGGCCATGAAGGCCTTCCAGGACTTCTACCCTACCGTGGGGCTCCCCGAGGACATGGCAGTTACCCTGCCCCAGTCGGGTACCTGCTCAGCCCGCCTGTCCCTGCTGCAGGTTGCCCACGAGCTGCCCCCCCGAGAGAGAGTTTGGGATTGAGGTGCGGGAGGGTGTCTTGGCCTCACTGTTCCATGGCCCTTGGCCCCCTAGCACTCCAGCAGGCGGGTGGGCAGTACCGACTAGCTCAACATCTCACAGCCcccttctttccacagatgcctGCTCCCCAGGGGACAAGGAGGCACCCTGACCCTTCAGGCCGCACTTGGGCCCTTCCCAGGTAGGCAGCACAACTCTCCCTTGGCCCCCTCCTTGAGGCTCCCCTCCCTGCCTGGGTCTCTGTCCCTGCTCCCCTGCCCCCGCCCCAGCCGCCTGCTTCTCCTccccattctcttctcttctcttaccCTCCTTCCCCTACCACCCAGCCCCCTCCCACCCCTTCACAGACACCTCCCGCCACTGTTCTGATCCACTCGTGCGTTTGGCGACATTTTGGGGGCAGAGGTGGACTTGTGGGTGAGGTGTGAAGTGTGAGAGGCAGCAGAACGAGCAGGTCAGGGTGCCTGAGAAGCATTTGTGGAGTGATGGGGGTAACCACGGCCTTCTGTCTGCACAGGGAGAGTCTGGGCAGCAGCCTTTGTTACCCTGGATAAGAAGGGGTCCCCCAGGATGTGAGACTCACCCCTGGGGCTGCCAAGACTTGGACAGTACCTTCTTCCCCTCCTCCGTCCATCCCCCCTGGAACTTCTCCTTGGGCCCCTCCCTTCCACCCAGTAAACAGATTCTGCAGCCTGAGGCTCCTCGGTTCTTTGGAGGCGTCCACACTGGCCCCATCGTGGCCCCATGACTTACAGATGGCAGTGCTGTCCACACCTCCAGGGGAGACCGAGGCAGGCAGGTTGTGAAGGGGAGTCTGTGGGGGCTCCAGCCAAGATGGGCACGTGTGGGGTCCTCACTGAAGGTGGTGACTGGTCCCCATGGCCACGGTGCCTGTGGAATGAAGATGGGCCCTAGGCATGGCCCTCCGCGGGGACCCTGGTGCAAGGGGCAGAGGAGGCTGGCATCATAGGGCGGTGGGGTGTGCAGTGTGTGttttaattaactaattaattgTTTCTGGtgaaatgtttgttgttgttgttaggtgccatcgagtctgttccgactcatggcgaccctgtgtacaacaaaatgaaacattgcccagtcctataccatcctcacaattgtaactgtttttaagtgtacaattcagaggCGTTGAGCAcactcacaatgttgtgcaactttCATCACTCTCCATTTCCAGAACTTTCCACCAcccaaaacagaaactcagtgccccttggGCAAAACTCCCACCCCTCCTTCCAGCCCCTGGTCACCACGAATAACTTTTGGATCTATGGATTTGACTGTCTGGGTATTTCCTATAAGTCGGGTCACAAGACatgtgtccttttgcatctggctcctTTCACTCGGCATGGtgtcttcaaggttcacccaCGTGTGGCAGGAACCAGgatgtcatttctcttcatggctgagttaCAGCCCATTAATGGATGGCCCACATTGTGTTTCTCCACCTACCTGCTGATGGACACTCGGGTTGTCTCCACCTCTTGGACATAGTGAGCAGAGCTGCTGGACCCTGGTGCCCATGTGTCTGTCTTTGTCCCTGTTTTCAGGTCTCCTGGGACCCAGGAGTGGGGTCACGGGGTCAGGTGGTGACTCACACGGTTTCACCTCCCAGGACCCACAGGTTATAGCACACTGTTTAGACgtctgggggagccctggtggcaaagtggttacgagcttggctcctagttggaaggttggcagtttgaatccaccagctgctccttggaaaccctgtggggcagttctgctctgtcccgtagggtggctatgagttggagtctactcagtGACATTTGGTTCTTTTAGGCCTCTGGAGCCCCGAACTCGGTCATGGTGGTGGCCAGCGCACTGAGCCCTCACCCTGCCAGCTCTGCCCCTGGGGCTGCCCCCCTTTCTCAGATCGGGACACTAGACACAGAGAGGTGGGGTACCCGCGGCTGGGGTTCACACGCCTGTGGTCTGACTGCAGGGCCTGGGATCTGAACTCCCTCTCAACATGCGGTGAAGGCAACGTTGCAGTGGCCTTGTCCATGACACTGTGCCTGCCACAGCCCCCCAGAGCTCTGAGGCCTGTGGTTTCGGTGGTCACACTTCAAAGGGCCAGTGTGGTGGAGCAGGAAGGCGCGGGAGGCCTGGGGTCATGGCTCTGGAGATGGGGCCGGGCCAGGAGCAGTCAGCCCTGAGGGGTATTGTCCTCATCCCGCCTCGTCTCCCAGACACCTGTGTCAACAAGCTTCCTGCCCTCCCTCTCCTGCCCAACAGAGCCCTGAGGGGCCTTGGATGGTCACCGTGAGGCTGGGTTCTGCCAGGTCTGTGGCCCCCCAGCCCCTCTGCTTCTCCTCCACCCCCATTCTGTCTGTCCCCCGAGGGTCCCGGTGAGCACACAGTCACGGGAAGTGGGGGACAGAGGTGGCGACCAGGGCCTCTGGTGACCAAAGCCTAGAGCTATTTCAGGGTGGGTTTTCACAGGGCTGGGGTGCTGATCTTTTGGCAAGGGTGCTGTGGAGCTGGTGGGGTGGGGGTCCTGGGGCACGGGCGGGGAAGAGGCTTGGGGGCTAAAGGGCAGGTGCTGGTGGCAGTGCCCTGGGTTTGAGTctcagccctgccccctcccagCTGCTAGATGTGGGTAGGATGGGGCCTCTCTGAGGCCAGCTTCTCAGCAGGTCCCCACCGCAGGGCTGCTGGGGGGCTTGAGCAGATAAAGCACAGGGGCTTGGCAGGGGGCCTGGGCATGGGGACTCCATACAGCCCAGCTCCGTGTGGGAGAGGACACAGACTGCACATGGCAGAAGGACCTGGTGCTGGGTCTGCGTAAGGCCCTAGCTTATACCATCTCGTGGGCCTTCTCCTAGCCCCAGCGCCCCCCAGCCCCCCGCTCCAGTGCCTCTCGAATGCTGTTCCCTTTGCACGAACAccctccctcctgctcctccTTCGAGGTGCAGCTCGAGGTTCGCCATCGGTCCACAGCCCCCAACTGGGGTGCCCCTGGCTCAAGTTTTCTGCCGGAGGGCAGGGACCCCCTCCCACTGGGCTGCCTCAGCTGGTGCAGGGCTAGGCCCCCCTCAAAGCGTCTGCTCAGTTGTCCGGACGATGTCTGGTCCGCCTGGGAGTTCTGGGGTGTAAACTGAGTGCTCAGTGCGCAGGGGGGCAAGGGGGCAGGCTTGGCATAGTCCCTCTATGGACAGATACGAGGTCATGCTCCGAGCCCTGGCCAAGCTGGGCGTAGGCATCGGGGACTCGTcccatgtggatggctttaaaccaGCGAGAGCTAACAAGCAGGCTGTGTACACGGGGTGTGCAGGAGACCGACAGGGTGTAAAGGAGGACTGACAGCCTTCGTTTTTATCAGCCTGTTACTGCCGACTTTAGGGTTCAGTAGGAAGCCTGAATGACGTCTGTTGTGTCCCCTCAGCCCACCGCTACAGGAGACACACGTGACAGTGGCAACACAACCTGACTGGCTTGAGTGTTTCTTGTGTGAGTGTGCTGAGTGtgcatatctgtgtgtgtgtgagcacgtATGTGTATGTctgcgtgtgtgagtgtgtatatctGTGAGTGTGCTGGGTGAGTATGTGAGTGTGCATATCAGGCAGAGgtggaggagaaggggagggaggaggaagaggctaCACAGTGGTTGTTGTCACTCCCCAGAGGCAGTGGGACCCACCTGGGCCAGTGGTCCCCGCGACAAGCACAGTCCCGGAATCAGCCCTGGCTCCTGCCTGGTCTTCCTCACCCTCCTGCTCCCAGGCCACCAGGTCCCTCAGGCAGGCCTTACTGCAAGGTCTACTGCCACCCAGTGTCACCCTGGCTATCTCCCCAGGGAGGGTGTGGGTGTCACGAGGCTAATGGCCCCAGGTGAGAGTAGGTGTCTGCAGAGACGGTTGGTGCCCCCCCAGGTGGGTGTCCATGCAGAATTGGTTGGTCCCAATTTTGCCCAGTAACGCCGTGACGTTGATTGCACAATGCCGTCTCCAAAATATAACCCAGGGCTGCGGGCAGGAGGCATTGAGAACTCAGACCCTGGTCCCATGCTGCTTCGAGGAAGCACAGGGGGCGTGCCGGCTGGGCTGCAGAGCGCCGTCCTGGTTGTTGTCTTCCTGGGGCTCCAGGTGCAAGCGAGGATGGCCGTGCAGCCAGACCTGGACAGCCAGAAGGTAGCGCCTCTCTCTCAGCTGGGAGGACAATGCCAAGGCTGTGGTGTccacctcttctctctctctccagcccTCTGGCCAGGTCAGCTGAAGAGGGCAGGCAGCTAAGGGTTCTGGTGAGGTTGCTGAGCTCACACCTGCCTGGCGCCTCCCTGCAGGCTGTGAGCATGAAACCCAGAGGGACCGGGGTTCAGCCCTCACCAAGGGTCCCTGGAGGCAGGCTGGCTGGTCTGCCAGGTGCCCCTGGCCCTGGGCTGGATGGGCTTCCTCCTATGCTTCCTCCCCCATCCCAGTGCACTTTGAGGACCAGCAGAGCTGCCATGGTGTGGAGGGCACCTGGGAAGGAGGGCACGTGGGTGGAGGGCACCTGGGGAGGAGGGCACCTGGGTGGAGGATACCTGGAGAGGAGGGCACCTGGGGAGTAGGGCACCTGGAAGCTCCCGTCAGGTTGACTCTGTGCCCATGCACCTTCCACTCAGCCTGTGCCTACTGCCAGGCCAGGTGCGTGAGCCAGGCCAGGGATGACACAGGTGTGGGACACTGACTCTTCTCTTGCACAATCGATCTGTTCTTAAAAGTTTCAAAGAGAAGGCCTGGGCTGCAGACAACGGGACTCTGAGGGCAGGACAGAGTGGAGGCCCTCCTGCAGGGCACAGGCTGGAGACGATGCCCCCTTCCTGCCCATCTCAGCCTGTTCAGCCTCCCCTTCTGAGGCCCATCCTCCACTCTTCTCTTCCACGTCTTGACCCCAAGGAGACCCATATTGTCCCCACAGCCCTTTCCACACACCCTATGGGCTAGAGCGGGGACGGCTCTTCTGAGAGGCTGGAGCTCCAGGGTCCCTGGTGGGTGGGGGTTGCACCGTCTGTGCTGGGGGTCTCCTTGTGCCACCAGAAGGTTCCCAGATGCTCTTGTTCTTTGCCACCAAGCCTTGTGGCAACTGCCAGCTTGCAAAAGCCAGCAGATCCCTGTAGGTGGGGGTCTGTGAACCGCCCCAGGGAGCCAGGTTGAGGGGTGTCTCTGAGGCTGCTCCCACCTTGCCTTCTAGATTGTAGGCTTCTGGCGGGGAAGTAGGCATGGCCTCCGACCACAACCTGGCGCTCCACACCCCAAAGAGGCTGGAGGGCTTGTTCCTGACCTTGAATGGAGCCAACCTGACTGTGAAGGTTGTGTACAACAAGTAAGGGGCTGGAGTGCCTGGGGCTTGGGCTCCACCTGATGCTGCCAGTGTGCCTGCCAAGAGGAATGGAGTTTGCAACCAGGTGCCTGGGTATGGGCAAGTGTCCAGGTGTGCCTGGTGTCCAGGCGTGGGCAGGTGTCTGTCCAGGTGCAGCCAGCTGCCATCCTTTAGTGACGTCACATCCCGACACCCCCTCCTCCTGGTGGATGGGGCAGTGGGGCCCGCTCTGTTGTCAGGGAGATGGATGGATAATGTCGGTGCTCAGGTTTTATAAACCAGAGTGGAGGACCGGCCCTTCCTGCACCCACCGCCCACAGTCTTGAGACCCCGAGAAAACCAGACATCCAGTCTTGTAGttctgcaagaaaaaaataagaaatgacagtTTCTTCCTACAAAAGAAATCCATGCAGCCCCATCATTCTGTAAGAGTAAGACGgctaagggctggtggctcccTGCAGGAGACGGAGCCCCCTGGGAGGCACGTGGGGAATGGCCTGCCCCACACCTCACGACCCCCAGGCTTTCCTGGGGGTGGGGACAGTGTCCTTCCCCAGAGAAGCAGCTCCAGGAGTTGCAGGGTGAGGTGTAGGCTGTCTCCTTCCTAATGTGCTTTTGCTGCCTTTCAGCTGAGGAAGCTGTGAGACTGAAAAAATTGTGGGCTCAGAAATGGATGTTTCagggaaatttatttttcctGGTAAGAGCTGCTGCCTGTCCTACCCCTGGCCCTGCACAGGAGCTATGCTTGACCTCGCTGTTCCCTGCACTGGTGTCCCAAGTCCTCCTCTCCCCCCACTACACAGGTCGTCCTTCAAGGGCAGCTGGAGCCCCACTCTCCAGAGCATCATGGGGGGGTCCCAGCTCTGCCCCAGCCCAGTGGGTACCCCCCGAGTATTGCAACTGCGCTGGGTGTGCTTAGTACCTGCAGACCTGGCCCTAGGTTCTCATCATCCCCTGGGCATCATGGGAGGGCCTGGGCTCAGGCAGATGAGGGTGGGGGACACCCACAGGCCTGCTCCTGCAGATGTTTCCTCTTGCTTGCTTGCCCCAGGCCGCAGGGAGCTCCAGGTGCTGGACACAGACTACAAGCGCTATGCCATCCTGAGGGTGTCCCTGCACTGGCGGGGCAGCAACTTCGAGGTGCTCAAGTACTTCAGTAAGCTGGCCGGGGGTGGGGCACCACGGCcctgctgcctgcctgcctccctgggcCTCCCGCCTGCTGCCCGTAGGCCCAGCTGCCTCTGCTCACAGGTCGCAGCCTCCAGGACTAGAACCAGCCCAGCTTCTGGAAGTTCCGAGAGCTGACAGCTAACACTGGGCTGTACCTGGTGGCCCGGCAAGGTGAGGCTTCTGGCCTTGGGCCTGTGGTGAGATTCTCCTGGCTGCCCCTCAAGCTGCTCCCCTCACCCCCTGCAGGAaggtgtgctcagctgctgaagGAGATGAGTGTCCGGCTTGGGTCTGCACGGATGTCCGCTTCCTCTCCCTGGCTAGTCTCCACCTACCAAGCCCGGTCCTGGGGTGACGGGGGGGGGGGAGCCTTTGCCCCTTCCTGTAAATGGGACAAGCAACAAAACAGACGGGGTGAAGCCAGGGGTGCGTCTGCTCTGTGGTTTGGTGAGGAGCCCGAGGGTCTGGCTGGAGCACAcggagggagagaaggggtggCCTGTCCAGGTTGGGCTTGGTGGGGCACAGGCCCTGTGGGGAGGGTCATGGGGTCCCTGCGGCCGGGCTAACCCATCACCTGCAGAACCTCATGCTACCTCAACACAGCCCCGAGAGGTGGACTGtagccccattttgcagataatgaaactgaggctcagggtttGCCTGAAGCCACAGAGCTAGGACTCCCACTCCTAAGCCTGGACCCTAAGCCCTGCCCCGCAGAGTCATATGCAGGGCCTGAGCCCCCTTCCTGCCACAGGAGCTGATCTAGGAGAACACCACCCCCAAGACCCCTGCCTACCTGGCCTCTCCTTGAGCTTCCCCAGCTGGAGGGGCCGCCTGTGCCCTTGGTGGGCCTGCTCAGCTCTGAATAAATCCCCACTGCCAAACCTGCTGCTGCATTTGTCTACCTGGAGGGCAGGTGAGGGGTACACAGAGGGGGCGCAGCCAAGGGACCAAGGGTTATTCAGAAATCATGCGGAGAATATAGGACAATAGCGGTGTGGATGTCCTGCAGCCGCGGCAACAAAGTACTGCAAAGGGGGGCTTAAAACCACAGGAATGCCTCTCCCGGCTGTGGAGCCACAAGTCTGAGACCCGAGTGTCCGCAGGGTGGCGCTCTTCGCAGACGCTAGGcaggatccttccttgtctcttccagcttctggcagccccagtTGTTCCGTGGCTTGTGGCCGCATTTCTCTAATCTCTGCTCCGTCTTCACATGGTGCCACGTCTTCTCTGTGTCTCCTCTTCTGTCTCCTGTAAGGACACTTGCCATGGATTTAGTCAGGGACTtcagtaagtccctgggtggtgcaaatggttaagtgcttgactacccacccagaggtgtcggaagacaggcctggcgacctgcttccaaagggtcacagccttgaacaccctatggagcagttctgctgtgcgcACATGGGGTcgtcctgagtcagaatcaactcgacggcaactaacaacagctaaACCTGGATGACCTCACCTGAGTTCCTCACCTTCATCACGTCCGCAggaaccctttttccaaataaggcccATTCACATGTTCCGGGGGTCAGGACATGGACATATCGTTTTGGGGGTGCCATTCACAGTCTGCTCTGCCCCTGGTCACCTCAGGACCCCCCATTTCAGGTCAGCCTGGTGAAGGTGAATCTGGTCTGAGCAGGAGCCTACCTGCCCTAGGGTGGGTGTAGACCCCAAAGCCCTGCCTATAGCCTGCCCAGGCCACCTGGGGACTCAAGACTGCCACGAAAACTGAGAGTGGGTGACCCTGGCCCCACCCACAGGGGTCAGCTGTGCCAGGTAGGGAGGAGGGCAAACACAGAGCAAGGGCACTGTGGCTGGGGGCACAGGCCAGGGTGGGGTGGGA
The sequence above is drawn from the Elephas maximus indicus isolate mEleMax1 chromosome 9, mEleMax1 primary haplotype, whole genome shotgun sequence genome and encodes:
- the LCN8 gene encoding LOW QUALITY PROTEIN: epididymal-specific lipocalin-8 (The sequence of the model RefSeq protein was modified relative to this genomic sequence to represent the inferred CDS: deleted 1 base in 1 codon; substituted 2 bases at 2 genomic stop codons): MPSPKYNPGLRAGGIENSDPGPMLLRGSTGGVPAGLQSAVLVVVFLGLQVQARMAVQPDLDSQKIVGFWREVGMASDHNLALHTPKRLEGLFLTLNGANLTVKVVYNNXGSCETEKIVGSEMDVSGKFIFPGRRELQVLDTDYKRYAILRVSLHWRGSNFEVLKYFSRSLQDXNQPSFWKFRELTANTGLYLVARQGRCAQLLKEMSVRLGSARMSASSPWLVSTYQARSWAFSGLAKLESGSAILFGDPAVVSRVSHVHSLALPLCGLTVQIADLRDSGCP